In Bacteroidota bacterium, a single window of DNA contains:
- a CDS encoding leucyl aminopeptidase encodes MNLIENNNPQKQSNTIVLAESFKEVNKCEFLSVEEKNFIREKLDKKENFIQLSTFEQVKVVCVPEKKEEDYKTLEAVRGLVNQATECLNKRKHSSVQLINLSFNKELAKAAAESILLSNYQFLKYFKDKKKKKNTLETVEVVGILQSELDEVKNVAEATNIARTLVNEPVSFLDAEEISNQIKILSKDANFKVDVLCKNKIESLKMGGLLAVNKGSFTPPTFSILEYKADNAVNSKPVVFVGKGIVYDTGGLSLKPTPGSMDSMKSDMGGAAAVIGAFYAIAKNKLPVHVVGLVPATDNRPGNHAYAPGDVVEMYDGTTVEVLNTDAEGRMILADALSYAKNYDPELVIDLATLTGAALVAVGPLAIASMGTAKGGKYKRLIESGNNVYERLASLPFWEEYAELIKSEIADLKNIGGRDAGTITAGKFLEHFTDYPWLHLDIAGPAYLESKSSYRPKGGTGVGVRLLYNFMKNLSND; translated from the coding sequence ATGAACTTAATAGAAAATAATAATCCACAGAAACAATCTAATACGATTGTGTTGGCAGAGTCATTTAAGGAAGTGAATAAATGTGAGTTTCTTTCTGTTGAAGAAAAAAACTTTATCAGAGAAAAACTTGATAAAAAAGAAAATTTTATTCAGTTAAGCACTTTTGAGCAGGTGAAGGTTGTTTGTGTACCTGAGAAGAAAGAAGAAGATTATAAAACTTTGGAAGCTGTCAGGGGACTTGTTAATCAGGCTACTGAATGTCTGAATAAACGTAAGCACAGCAGTGTACAGCTTATAAACCTCAGTTTTAATAAAGAATTGGCAAAAGCTGCTGCCGAATCTATTCTGCTTAGTAATTACCAGTTCTTAAAATATTTCAAGGATAAGAAAAAGAAAAAAAACACTCTTGAAACTGTTGAGGTTGTAGGTATATTACAATCTGAATTGGATGAAGTGAAGAATGTGGCTGAGGCAACTAATATAGCAAGAACTCTGGTTAATGAACCCGTGTCTTTCCTCGATGCCGAAGAGATTTCAAATCAGATAAAAATATTAAGTAAAGATGCAAATTTCAAAGTTGATGTTCTTTGTAAGAATAAGATAGAATCTTTGAAAATGGGAGGGCTGTTGGCTGTTAATAAAGGAAGTTTCACGCCTCCAACTTTCAGTATTTTGGAATATAAGGCAGATAATGCTGTAAATTCCAAACCTGTTGTTTTTGTTGGAAAAGGAATTGTATATGATACCGGAGGATTGAGCCTTAAACCAACTCCCGGTTCTATGGATTCTATGAAATCAGATATGGGAGGAGCAGCTGCAGTTATCGGGGCATTTTATGCAATAGCAAAGAATAAACTGCCGGTACATGTTGTTGGGTTAGTCCCTGCTACTGATAATCGCCCGGGAAATCATGCTTACGCACCGGGAGATGTGGTGGAGATGTACGATGGAACTACGGTAGAGGTTTTAAATACTGACGCTGAAGGGCGAATGATTTTAGCAGATGCTTTATCGTATGCAAAAAATTACGATCCGGAACTGGTTATAGATTTAGCAACGCTGACAGGTGCTGCCTTAGTTGCTGTAGGTCCGTTGGCGATAGCCTCGATGGGAACTGCCAAAGGAGGTAAGTATAAGAGGTTAATCGAATCAGGAAACAATGTATATGAACGTTTGGCGAGTTTGCCTTTTTGGGAAGAGTATGCTGAACTGATTAAGAGTGAAATAGCAGACCTTAAAAATATTGGAGGAAGAGATGCAGGTACAATTACGGCAGGTAAGTTTTTGGAGCATTTCACTGACTATCCTTGGTTGCACCTCGATATTGCAGGTCCTGCATATTTGGAGTCAAAGAGTTCGTACCGACCTAAAGGAGGAACAGGTGTAGGTGTACGTTTATTATATAATTTCATGAAGAATCTTTCAAATGACTAA
- the pdxA gene encoding 4-hydroxythreonine-4-phosphate dehydrogenase PdxA has protein sequence MTKKEKIKVGISVGDLNGIGVEIILKTFERNGMFDFCTPILFASTKVVSFQKKILKINTPINGIEHASEAINGKFNIVNLWNEGVNVEFGKSTQTAGKYALESLNAATDALRNEEIDVLVTAPINKNNIQSEEFKFPGHTEYLSNALNGESLMLMVSDDLRVGVFTGHIPISKVSESITRELILSKVELVNSTLIQDFGIPKPRIAVLGLNPHNGDMGVIGLEEEEIIKPAIKELFDNGIMVFGPYAADGFFGSDNYKNFDAILGMYHDQALIPFKSLSFNHGVNYTAGLNKIRTSPDHGTAYEIAGKGIADITSFEESVFKAIQIFETRNGYKELTKNVLRKQEIEKDR, from the coding sequence ATGACTAAAAAAGAAAAAATTAAAGTAGGAATTTCAGTTGGAGACCTTAATGGAATTGGGGTAGAAATAATCCTTAAAACATTTGAACGAAATGGGATGTTTGATTTTTGTACACCAATTTTGTTCGCATCAACAAAGGTTGTTTCATTTCAAAAGAAAATTTTAAAAATAAATACTCCTATCAATGGAATAGAACATGCTTCCGAGGCAATAAATGGTAAGTTCAACATTGTGAATCTTTGGAATGAAGGAGTTAATGTAGAGTTTGGTAAATCTACACAAACAGCTGGTAAATATGCTCTTGAATCGTTAAATGCTGCTACAGATGCTTTGCGAAATGAAGAGATAGATGTATTGGTTACAGCTCCAATTAATAAAAATAATATTCAGTCAGAAGAGTTCAAATTTCCGGGACATACTGAATATCTTTCAAATGCATTGAATGGTGAAAGCTTGATGTTAATGGTTTCAGATGATTTGCGTGTCGGAGTGTTTACGGGGCATATCCCAATCTCAAAAGTTTCTGAAAGTATTACCAGAGAACTTATACTGTCGAAAGTAGAATTAGTGAATTCTACATTAATTCAGGATTTTGGAATTCCGAAACCTAGAATAGCAGTACTAGGATTGAATCCACACAATGGAGATATGGGTGTTATAGGACTCGAAGAAGAAGAAATTATTAAACCTGCAATAAAAGAATTGTTCGATAATGGTATTATGGTGTTTGGACCATATGCCGCCGATGGTTTTTTTGGTTCCGATAATTATAAAAATTTCGATGCTATTCTTGGTATGTATCACGATCAGGCATTAATTCCTTTCAAAAGTTTATCGTTCAATCATGGGGTCAATTATACCGCCGGTCTGAATAAGATACGTACTTCGCCCGATCACGGTACGGCATATGAGATTGCCGGGAAGGGAATAGCTGATATTACATCGTTTGAAGAGTCGGTTTTTAAAGCTATTCAGATTTTTGAAACACGTAATGGATACAAGGAATTGACTAAAAACGTATTAAGAAAACAGGAAATCGAAAAAGACAGGTAA
- a CDS encoding DUF177 domain-containing protein, which yields MTELKEYNIPFVGLKTGSHRFEYEIKGEFFKEFEYDEFNSTALNVVLDFDKRPGLFELKFDFDGKVNVNCDVSNEAFDMELEGSLKLIVKFGEEFNDEDPEILIIPHGEYEINVAQYIYEMIVLSQPSKRIHPGIEDGTLNSEIMKKLKELQPKDNFEEEKEVDPRWGQLKDLLTGK from the coding sequence ATGACGGAGTTGAAAGAGTACAATATACCTTTTGTGGGGTTAAAGACTGGTTCACATAGGTTTGAATACGAAATTAAAGGTGAGTTCTTTAAAGAATTTGAATACGACGAGTTTAATAGTACTGCACTTAATGTAGTGTTAGACTTCGATAAAAGACCAGGTTTATTTGAGTTGAAATTTGATTTCGACGGAAAGGTAAATGTAAATTGTGATGTTTCTAACGAAGCATTCGATATGGAATTAGAAGGAAGTCTGAAACTAATTGTTAAGTTCGGTGAAGAGTTCAATGATGAAGATCCCGAGATCTTGATTATTCCTCATGGCGAGTATGAAATTAATGTTGCACAGTATATCTATGAAATGATAGTGTTGTCGCAGCCATCTAAGAGAATACACCCCGGAATTGAGGATGGAACTCTAAATTCTGAAATTATGAAAAAATTAAAAGAGCTTCAACCAAAAGATAATTTTGAAGAAGAAAAGGAAGTTGACCCGAGATGGGGGCAATTAAAAGATTTATTAACTGGTAAATAA
- the rpmF gene encoding 50S ribosomal protein L32, with the protein MAHPKRKISKTRRDKRRTHYKASTPQIAVDPTTGESHLYHRAYWHEGKLMYRGQVVMEKEEAVA; encoded by the coding sequence ATGGCACATCCTAAAAGAAAAATCTCTAAAACAAGAAGAGATAAGAGAAGAACACATTACAAAGCATCAACACCTCAGATCGCTGTCGATCCAACAACTGGGGAATCACATTTGTACCACCGTGCATACTGGCATGAAGGTAAATTAATGTACCGTGGTCAGGTTGTAATGGAAAAAGAAGAAGCAGTAGCATAA
- a CDS encoding Crp/Fnr family transcriptional regulator: MVKQINNCRICQEKSCASKVLSVEHLDELGDSCRTINIEKGETILHEGSFTSHVVYLRNGLIKETMKGVDNKEQIFRIIKGKTYLGMSSLFGDTVNHFSYKALSDLEVCHIEINTFKKLMLDNAEFTYKIMSSLCKENLHNYDKLLKQGQKKIYGRLADALLFFSEDIFDNNKFILPLTQQEIANFIGTSRESTARGLSNFKQNKIISLENSVIEILDMDCLKQVSRTG, encoded by the coding sequence ATGGTAAAACAAATAAATAACTGTAGAATTTGTCAGGAAAAATCTTGTGCAAGTAAAGTATTGAGTGTTGAGCATTTAGACGAGCTTGGAGATAGCTGCAGAACAATAAATATCGAAAAAGGAGAAACTATTTTACACGAAGGTAGTTTTACTTCGCACGTTGTATATCTAAGAAATGGACTTATCAAAGAAACCATGAAAGGAGTTGACAACAAAGAACAAATTTTCAGAATCATTAAAGGAAAGACCTATCTGGGGATGTCATCATTGTTTGGCGATACCGTAAATCATTTTTCATATAAGGCTTTAAGCGACCTGGAAGTATGTCATATTGAAATTAACACATTTAAAAAATTAATGCTGGATAATGCAGAATTTACTTATAAGATAATGTCCAGTTTATGTAAAGAAAACCTACACAACTACGATAAACTTCTAAAGCAAGGGCAAAAAAAGATATATGGCCGTCTGGCTGATGCACTATTATTTTTTTCTGAAGATATTTTCGACAACAATAAATTTATTCTTCCTCTTACTCAACAGGAAATAGCTAATTTTATTGGAACATCGAGAGAAAGTACCGCCCGTGGTCTTTCAAACTTCAAACAAAACAAAATAATATCTCTTGAAAACTCCGTTATTGAGATCCTTGACATGGATTGTTTAAAACAGGTTAGCAGAACAGGATAG
- a CDS encoding tetrathionate reductase family octaheme c-type cytochrome, producing the protein MKTRKNFLKVLFTFIAIFIPWIIAVMLLDDSDEKEYSKVEHFKEINYSVDTIKKVDHSKFEILKQKFERPQDVTNACLSCHNQADHDIMMTSHWNWSRSTVTENGDTVEVGKKNIINNFCVGTSSNEPRCTSCHIGYGWKDDKFDFAKSENIDCIVCHDQTGTYKKFPAGAGLPVTKEKKFGGKTFLPPDYNYIAQNIGLSKKENCGACHFTGGGGNNVKHGDIANELNNITKKVDVHMAVDGKDMSCTACHVTEHHKISGQLYSVSSKDEDRVNCSQCHSEAPHKNEHLNLHTNKVACQTCHIPVYAKVNATKMNWDWSTAGKHKPDGSDLILKDSMGNMTYHTKKGDFVWKTNVEPEYVWSNGTAKHYMLGDKVDSTAVVQLNTLLGDYNDSQAKIIPVKVHRGKQIFDPVNSTLIVPHLFGKDSTSYWKNFDWDKAARTGMESIDLPYSGKYSFVKTEMYWPINHMVSESSEALSCKECHSSDGRLKDLDGFYMVGRDSNPLLDWIGIALIVGALIGVTIHAAIRIIKGKDVKSK; encoded by the coding sequence ATGAAAACAAGAAAGAACTTCTTAAAAGTTTTGTTCACTTTTATTGCAATTTTTATACCATGGATTATTGCTGTAATGTTGCTTGATGATTCTGACGAAAAGGAATATTCTAAAGTAGAACATTTTAAAGAGATTAATTATAGTGTTGATACTATTAAAAAGGTTGATCACTCAAAATTTGAAATTTTAAAACAAAAATTCGAAAGGCCTCAGGATGTGACAAATGCCTGTTTGAGTTGTCATAATCAGGCCGATCATGATATTATGATGACTTCTCACTGGAATTGGTCTCGTTCAACAGTAACAGAAAATGGAGATACAGTAGAAGTAGGTAAGAAAAATATTATAAACAACTTTTGCGTAGGAACATCGTCTAACGAGCCTCGTTGTACAAGTTGTCACATTGGTTACGGCTGGAAAGATGATAAATTCGATTTCGCCAAGAGTGAAAATATAGATTGTATAGTTTGTCACGATCAAACCGGTACGTATAAAAAATTCCCTGCAGGTGCCGGTCTTCCGGTTACAAAGGAGAAAAAATTTGGAGGTAAAACCTTTTTGCCGCCTGATTATAATTACATAGCCCAGAATATAGGTTTATCTAAAAAGGAGAACTGCGGAGCATGTCACTTCACCGGTGGAGGTGGAAATAACGTTAAGCATGGTGATATAGCTAATGAGCTAAATAATATTACTAAGAAAGTTGATGTTCATATGGCTGTTGACGGAAAGGATATGTCGTGTACAGCATGTCACGTAACGGAACATCATAAAATTAGTGGTCAGCTTTATTCTGTTTCTTCAAAAGACGAAGATAGAGTAAATTGTTCTCAGTGTCATTCCGAAGCACCTCACAAAAACGAACACCTTAATTTACATACTAATAAAGTTGCTTGCCAAACTTGCCATATCCCTGTCTATGCAAAAGTAAATGCTACCAAAATGAATTGGGATTGGAGTACCGCAGGAAAGCATAAGCCCGATGGTAGTGATTTGATTTTGAAAGATAGTATGGGTAATATGACTTACCATACGAAGAAAGGTGATTTCGTTTGGAAAACTAATGTAGAACCTGAATATGTTTGGTCTAATGGGACAGCAAAGCATTATATGCTCGGCGATAAGGTAGATTCTACGGCGGTTGTTCAGCTTAATACACTGTTGGGAGATTATAATGATTCGCAGGCAAAAATAATACCTGTGAAAGTTCACAGGGGAAAACAAATTTTTGATCCTGTAAATAGCACATTGATTGTTCCTCATTTATTTGGGAAGGACAGTACTTCATATTGGAAAAATTTCGATTGGGACAAAGCGGCACGCACGGGAATGGAGAGTATAGATTTGCCTTATAGCGGTAAGTATTCTTTTGTAAAAACAGAAATGTATTGGCCGATTAATCACATGGTATCTGAAAGTTCGGAAGCACTATCTTGTAAAGAGTGTCATTCATCCGATGGAAGGCTAAAAGATCTTGATGGTTTTTATATGGTCGGAAGAGATTCAAATCCATTATTAGATTGGATAGGGATAGCATTGATAGTAGGAGCCCTGATTGGTGTAACTATTCACGCTGCAATAAGGATAATAAAAGGGAAAGATGTAAAGTCTAAGTAG
- a CDS encoding cytochrome b/b6 domain-containing protein — MKKSTYIYRSFERFWHWSQALVIFFLALTGFEIHCAYEIFGFKNAVEWHNAAGWAFLVLIIFAIFWHFVTGEWKQYIPTTKLIGAQINYYIVGIFKGAPHPTHKTIYNKFNPLQRLIYLGLKILVIPVQVFTGFAFLYYIYPDSFWHTEGLEYTALLHTFGAFVLIAFVIAHVYLTTTGHKPTESIIAMLTGWEIVDVDEDEVRKEHMIKAVENSVAGYYRIDKNGNYIDVNQAWLDMYKCSNRTKIIGKNYSITRDEKDLELVKPYVDRVLQGESFSGIVTNRKCFDGGAGQHILSVNPIYDGEKVVEIEGFVIDINNMEQESDYLPYIIKNSNAAYYRLDKEGYVVDVNDAWLKLYKWDLKSEVIGKHFSQFRPSDSAKDFSSLLEEVISGETISSIKTDRLCSDNSIGQQILSANPTYKGSRINGMEGFILDLTQLEES; from the coding sequence ATGAAAAAAAGTACATATATATATAGGAGTTTTGAGAGATTCTGGCATTGGAGTCAGGCTTTAGTAATATTCTTTTTGGCTTTAACGGGATTTGAAATTCACTGCGCATATGAAATCTTCGGATTTAAAAATGCCGTTGAATGGCATAATGCAGCCGGATGGGCATTTTTGGTATTAATAATTTTTGCCATTTTCTGGCACTTTGTAACAGGCGAGTGGAAACAATATATTCCGACCACTAAACTGATAGGGGCTCAGATCAATTATTATATAGTTGGGATATTCAAGGGAGCTCCCCACCCTACACATAAAACAATCTATAATAAGTTCAATCCTTTACAGCGACTGATATATTTAGGACTGAAAATTCTTGTAATACCTGTACAGGTATTTACCGGGTTCGCGTTTTTATATTATATCTATCCTGATAGTTTTTGGCATACTGAAGGTTTGGAGTACACTGCATTGTTGCACACATTTGGAGCTTTTGTTTTAATAGCTTTTGTGATAGCACATGTTTATCTTACTACAACGGGACATAAACCAACCGAGAGTATTATAGCAATGCTGACAGGATGGGAGATTGTTGATGTAGATGAAGATGAGGTTAGAAAAGAGCATATGATAAAAGCCGTAGAGAATAGTGTTGCAGGATATTACCGGATAGACAAAAATGGTAATTATATCGATGTTAACCAGGCTTGGCTCGATATGTATAAGTGTAGTAATAGGACAAAAATTATAGGGAAGAACTATTCTATTACGCGTGATGAAAAAGACCTGGAGCTTGTGAAACCATATGTTGACAGGGTGCTGCAGGGCGAAAGTTTTAGCGGTATTGTAACAAATAGAAAATGTTTTGATGGGGGAGCAGGACAGCATATATTATCTGTTAATCCAATTTACGATGGTGAAAAGGTAGTGGAAATAGAAGGGTTTGTTATTGATATTAATAATATGGAACAGGAATCAGATTATCTGCCTTACATTATAAAGAACAGTAATGCTGCATATTATAGATTAGATAAGGAAGGTTATGTAGTGGATGTTAATGATGCCTGGTTGAAACTTTATAAATGGGATTTAAAATCAGAAGTTATAGGAAAGCACTTTTCGCAATTCAGGCCTTCAGATTCAGCAAAAGATTTTAGTAGTCTTTTGGAAGAAGTTATTAGTGGAGAAACTATTTCAAGTATTAAAACGGATCGTTTATGTAGTGATAATTCAATAGGACAACAAATTTTATCAGCAAATCCAACTTATAAAGGAAGTAGAATAAACGGTATGGAAGGATTTATTCTTGATTTAACACAACTTGAGGAAAGTTAA
- a CDS encoding beta-ketoacyl-ACP synthase III — MGKISAAITAVGGYVPDYVLTNQELETMVETNDEWITTRTGIKERRILKEERAGTSYIAIKAGKEIIEKSGIDPKEVELVIVTTTTPDLLVASTAAYVATEIGATNAYGYDISAACSGFLYGLSTGAAFIESGRYSKVLVIGADKMSSIIDYTDRNTCIIFGDGGGGVLLEPNTEGLGLVDEHLRSDGVGREFLSIEAGGSILPTSQETLDTGKHYVYQDGKTVFKYAVKNMADSARLIMDRNNLEADDVAWLAPHQANKRIIDATRKRMEVEDEKVMINIHKFGNTTNGTIPLLLWDYEDKLKKGDNIVIAAFGGGFTWGAQYIKWAY, encoded by the coding sequence ATGGGAAAAATTTCAGCAGCTATAACTGCGGTTGGAGGGTATGTTCCTGATTATGTATTGACAAATCAGGAATTAGAAACGATGGTTGAAACTAATGATGAATGGATAACAACCAGAACCGGAATAAAAGAAAGAAGAATATTAAAGGAAGAAAGAGCCGGAACTTCTTATATAGCTATTAAAGCCGGTAAAGAAATTATAGAGAAGAGTGGAATTGACCCTAAGGAGGTTGAATTAGTTATTGTAACTACAACTACTCCCGATTTGTTGGTAGCTTCTACTGCGGCATATGTTGCTACTGAGATAGGTGCGACTAATGCATATGGATATGATATTAGTGCGGCATGTTCAGGTTTTCTTTATGGATTATCAACCGGAGCAGCATTTATTGAGTCAGGTAGGTATTCTAAAGTTCTTGTTATTGGAGCCGATAAAATGTCATCAATTATAGATTATACAGATAGAAATACTTGTATAATATTTGGAGATGGTGGAGGAGGTGTTCTTTTAGAACCTAATACTGAAGGTTTAGGTTTGGTAGATGAGCATTTACGATCAGATGGTGTTGGTAGAGAGTTTCTAAGTATTGAGGCAGGAGGATCTATTTTACCTACGAGTCAGGAAACTTTAGATACCGGTAAACATTATGTGTACCAGGATGGGAAAACCGTATTTAAATATGCGGTTAAGAATATGGCAGACTCTGCTCGTTTGATTATGGATAGAAATAATTTGGAAGCTGATGATGTTGCCTGGTTAGCGCCGCATCAGGCTAATAAGAGGATTATTGATGCCACGAGAAAGAGAATGGAGGTAGAAGATGAGAAAGTTATGATAAATATTCATAAATTTGGAAATACTACCAACGGAACCATACCATTGCTCTTATGGGATTATGAAGATAAATTAAAAAAAGGAGATAATATTGTTATCGCTGCATTTGGCGGCGGATTTACTTGGGGAGCTCAATATATAAAATGGGCTTATTAA
- the accB gene encoding acetyl-CoA carboxylase biotin carboxyl carrier protein: protein MELKEIQNLIKFVAKSGASEVALEMDDIKITIKTGGENVSPETTIVQQIPMAAHMPAPQATPAPVAVQQETPGNATTEEDDSKYIAIKSPIIGTFYRKPSPDKPTFVNVGDEISEGSVVCIIEAMKLFNEIESEVSGRVVKVLVDDNTPVEYDQPLYLVDPS, encoded by the coding sequence ATGGAATTAAAGGAAATTCAAAATCTGATTAAGTTCGTAGCAAAATCAGGAGCAAGCGAAGTAGCATTGGAGATGGATGATATTAAAATCACCATCAAAACTGGAGGTGAAAATGTTTCGCCAGAGACTACAATTGTTCAACAAATTCCGATGGCAGCGCACATGCCTGCTCCACAGGCGACACCTGCCCCGGTAGCAGTGCAGCAGGAAACACCGGGAAATGCAACAACAGAGGAAGATGATTCTAAATATATTGCAATTAAGTCACCAATTATTGGTACATTCTACAGAAAACCATCACCTGACAAGCCTACTTTTGTAAATGTAGGGGATGAAATTTCTGAAGGTAGTGTAGTTTGTATTATTGAAGCTATGAAGCTTTTCAACGAAATAGAATCTGAGGTATCAGGTAGAGTTGTAAAAGTTTTAGTAGACGATAATACACCTGTAGAATACGATCAACCATTGTACTTAGTTGATCCTTCTTAA
- the accC gene encoding acetyl-CoA carboxylase biotin carboxylase subunit yields MIKKILIANRGEIALRIIRTAREMGIKTVAVYSTADVDSLHVRFADEAVCLGPAPSTESYLNTHNILAAAEITNADAIHPGYGFLAESSAFSKLCEEHGVKFIGASPEMIDSMGDKANAKSTMKAAGVPTIPGSEGIIEDFETCEKLADEFGYPVMLKASAGGGGKGMRAVWSKDDLLKSWEDARQESAAAFGDDRMYMEKLIEDPRHIEIQVVGDQYGKAAHLSERDCSIQRRHQKLTEETPSPFMTEELREKMGEAAVKATAFIKYEGVGTIEFLVDKHRNFYFMEMNTRIQVEHPITEQVIDFDLIREQIKVAAGVPISGKNYLPKLYSIECRINAEDPYNDFRPQPGKITYFHAPGGHGVRVDTHVYAGYVIPPYYDSMIAKLITTAQSREEAINKMKRALDEFVIEGVKTTIPFHRSLMDDPDYVKGNYTTAFMENFVIEKEV; encoded by the coding sequence ATGATTAAAAAAATATTAATAGCCAATCGTGGTGAAATAGCTCTGCGTATTATACGTACTGCACGCGAGATGGGAATAAAAACAGTGGCAGTTTATTCTACTGCCGATGTTGACAGTCTTCATGTTCGTTTTGCTGATGAGGCTGTGTGTTTGGGCCCGGCACCAAGTACTGAATCGTACTTAAATACTCATAATATTCTCGCAGCGGCAGAAATCACAAATGCTGATGCAATTCATCCGGGTTATGGTTTTTTGGCTGAAAGTTCAGCCTTTTCAAAACTATGTGAAGAGCACGGTGTTAAATTTATTGGCGCCAGTCCTGAAATGATCGATAGTATGGGCGATAAAGCCAATGCTAAATCTACAATGAAAGCTGCTGGCGTACCTACTATACCCGGTTCTGAAGGAATAATTGAGGATTTTGAAACTTGTGAAAAGCTCGCAGATGAATTCGGGTACCCTGTAATGCTGAAAGCTTCTGCCGGAGGTGGAGGAAAAGGAATGCGTGCAGTATGGTCTAAAGATGATTTGTTGAAATCATGGGAAGATGCACGTCAGGAATCTGCTGCCGCTTTTGGAGATGACCGTATGTACATGGAGAAACTTATTGAGGATCCGCGGCATATCGAAATTCAGGTTGTAGGAGATCAGTATGGTAAGGCTGCTCATTTATCAGAAAGAGATTGCTCTATTCAGCGCAGGCATCAAAAACTTACTGAAGAAACGCCTTCTCCGTTTATGACGGAAGAACTTCGTGAAAAGATGGGTGAAGCTGCTGTGAAGGCAACTGCATTTATTAAGTATGAAGGTGTTGGAACAATAGAGTTCTTGGTAGATAAACACCGAAACTTTTACTTTATGGAGATGAATACCCGTATCCAGGTAGAACATCCTATTACGGAGCAGGTAATTGACTTCGATTTAATTCGCGAGCAAATTAAAGTTGCAGCAGGTGTTCCTATCTCAGGTAAGAACTATTTGCCTAAACTTTATTCTATAGAGTGTAGAATTAATGCTGAGGATCCATATAACGATTTCCGTCCACAACCCGGAAAAATTACTTATTTCCATGCTCCGGGAGGGCACGGAGTAAGGGTTGATACTCATGTGTATGCAGGATATGTTATTCCTCCTTACTACGATTCAATGATCGCAAAACTGATAACAACTGCTCAAAGCAGGGAAGAAGCTATCAATAAAATGAAGCGGGCTCTGGATGAATTTGTGATTGAAGGAGTAAAAACAACAATTCCTTTCCACAGATCTTTGATGGATGATCCTGATTATGTGAAAGGTAATTACACTACTGCTTTCATGGAAAACTTTGTGATTGAGAAAGAAGTGTAA